From Thermodesulfobacteriota bacterium:
CTACATTTGGATCCGGGCTTAAGCCGTGTTCAAGAAAAAAGAAACGGCCGCCTTGTTTTAAAACCCTTGTGATTTCCGAGAGGGCTTTGTCGACGTTTTCAATACTGCACAATGTATATGTGCTGACCACGCTGTCAAATGCACAGTCAGGAAAGGGTAGGGAGTCGGCACCTAATGTTTGGATATCAACCTTAATCCCTGATGATTCCACTCTCTTCAAGGCCTTTGGATTCATCCCATCGTTCGGTTCTACCGCTGTTATTTTCCTCACATGATCCGGGTAGAAGAAAATATTGATCCCCGTGCCAAACCCAATTTCGAGTATATTTCCATCAACATCTGAGAGCAGATCCTTGCGATATTTATCAAGGACTTTTCTGGACATCGCGAGATTACATAGCCTGGGGAAAATGTGTCTTTTGTATAGGCCCATTGTTTTTAATAGATATTTTTTGAGTCGTTAGGATTTTTGGGAATGTACGTATTGAGCCTGTTTTTCCATCCTGGAAGCCATCTCTTTTCATTTCTTTCCGGAGGCGAATTTTCTACGCGCCTGGCCAAAACCTTCTCCGCTGCTTCTACAAATTCCTTCAGTGCGGAAATTCCAGTCTCGGTTCCATTCATCTCTTCCAATACCTGAAGCAGACCCCAACCCTCTCCCATATAGCGTTCTGA
This genomic window contains:
- a CDS encoding class I SAM-dependent methyltransferase; translated protein: MSRKVLDKYRKDLLSDVDGNILEIGFGTGINIFFYPDHVRKITAVEPNDGMNPKALKRVESSGIKVDIQTLGADSLPFPDCAFDSVVSTYTLCSIENVDKALSEITRVLKQGGRFFFLEHGLSPDPNVEKWQNRLNSVNKILADGCNLNRNIKNIIASTKLKICQLENFYLEKTPRFGGYLYKGVADKQ